The Propionibacterium freudenreichii subsp. freudenreichii genome contains a region encoding:
- a CDS encoding DNA glycosylase AlkZ-like family protein, giving the protein MPRVPPPPALPTSISLLRIVAQGLVPATSAPTPHEAVRRQLAMQGQLFGSSLDAIAARTRQTSTDGVRAAFNHRELMRSWPMRGTIHVTTAEDHHWLRVALDNRRAAFKHRAETEFGVDEKLLKQAADIAFELIGEYGAVSRRTLVNEWARRGVVPADPHAAGAGHLRRSLIIWLHADGLLVQGPLQGNEPLLVDARTLPDATTGPGHSGRGSKAPTGNPAALAEIARRYATSHGPVTAADLARWSGLSKTVALRALRDAVSAADSPGASAFDGSHMVPLLRMSGAQLLRMAHAVAGGRQPAEAPAGEFVLRADLADLLAQSLPAARRTMLLPAFDELHIGYQDRSCLTDAAGETLLSPSKNGMFRPMLVDRGRVVAALADGQLVWADGQPASKRLERATQLAINRAARD; this is encoded by the coding sequence GTGCCTCGAGTTCCCCCGCCGCCAGCGCTGCCCACGTCCATCTCGCTGCTGCGCATTGTCGCCCAGGGACTCGTGCCGGCCACGTCGGCGCCGACGCCCCATGAGGCGGTGCGCCGCCAGCTGGCCATGCAAGGCCAACTGTTCGGATCGTCCCTGGACGCGATCGCCGCCCGCACCCGCCAGACCAGCACCGACGGAGTGCGCGCCGCATTCAACCACCGCGAGCTGATGCGCTCGTGGCCGATGCGCGGCACCATCCACGTGACCACGGCCGAGGACCACCACTGGCTGCGGGTGGCACTGGACAACCGGCGGGCCGCGTTCAAGCACCGCGCCGAGACCGAGTTCGGCGTCGACGAGAAGCTACTGAAGCAGGCCGCCGACATCGCCTTCGAACTGATCGGCGAATATGGCGCCGTCTCGCGTCGCACGCTGGTCAACGAGTGGGCGCGCCGCGGCGTCGTGCCCGCCGATCCGCATGCCGCCGGCGCCGGCCACCTGCGCCGTTCCCTGATCATCTGGCTGCATGCCGACGGACTGCTCGTGCAGGGCCCCCTGCAGGGCAATGAGCCGCTGCTCGTGGACGCCCGCACGCTTCCCGACGCCACCACCGGCCCCGGCCACTCCGGCCGCGGTAGCAAGGCCCCCACCGGCAACCCGGCCGCGCTGGCCGAGATCGCCCGCCGCTACGCCACCAGCCACGGGCCGGTGACCGCCGCCGACCTGGCGCGGTGGAGCGGTCTGTCGAAGACCGTGGCGCTGCGTGCCCTGCGCGACGCGGTGTCGGCCGCCGACAGCCCCGGGGCGTCTGCCTTCGACGGCTCGCACATGGTGCCCCTGTTGCGCATGTCGGGCGCGCAATTGCTGCGGATGGCCCACGCCGTCGCGGGGGGACGCCAACCGGCCGAGGCCCCTGCCGGCGAGTTCGTGCTGCGCGCCGACCTGGCCGACCTGCTGGCCCAGTCGTTGCCCGCCGCCCGACGCACCATGCTGCTGCCCGCCTTCGACGAGCTGCACATCGGCTACCAGGATCGCAGCTGCCTCACCGACGCGGCCGGCGAGACCCTGCTGAGTCCCTCGAAGAACGGCATGTTCCGCCCGATGCTGGTCGATCGTGGACGCGTGGTGGCGGCCCTGGCCGACGGCCAGCTCGTCTGGGCCGACGGGCAACCCGCCAGCAAGCGCTTGGAGCGGGCCACACAGCTGGCGATCAACCGCGCCGCCCGCGACTGA
- the dnaB gene encoding replicative DNA helicase, with the protein MDRPPLAGDLDRTPPQDVGAEQSVLGAMLMSKDAIADVIEEVRPQDFYRPAHETIYEAIIDLYGRGEPADAVTVAAELDKRGELERVGGRVGLVDLMQSISIAANAGYYAQIVHDKATLRRLVDASMKIAQLGYQGAGDVPDIVDAAQQTIYEVSEGKTSEDYKSLKELLEPTIDEMEAIESHTGVMSGVPTGFIDLDELTNGLHGGQMIIVAARPAVGKSTLALDFARSAAVSNKLPCAYFSLEMSQTELVMRLLSAEATVPLNHIRNGKLNDEEWDQIVRKAGQVQEAPLFIDDSPNLTMMEIRAKARRLKQRNDLKLIIIDYLQLMSSGRKVESRQLEVSEFSRQIKLLAKELSIPVVALCQLNRGPEQRNDKKPMLSDLRESGSLEQDADMVILLHREDVYDRDSPRAGEADFIVAKHRNGPTATITTAFQGHYSRFVDMQR; encoded by the coding sequence ATGGATCGTCCGCCACTGGCCGGCGACCTTGATCGCACTCCGCCACAGGACGTGGGTGCCGAGCAGAGCGTGCTCGGGGCCATGCTCATGAGCAAGGACGCCATTGCCGACGTGATCGAGGAGGTGCGCCCCCAGGACTTCTACCGTCCGGCGCACGAGACGATCTACGAGGCGATCATCGACCTGTACGGACGCGGCGAACCCGCCGATGCCGTCACCGTGGCCGCCGAGCTCGACAAGCGTGGCGAACTGGAGCGGGTGGGTGGACGTGTCGGCCTGGTCGACCTGATGCAGTCCATCTCGATCGCCGCCAACGCCGGCTACTACGCCCAGATCGTGCACGACAAGGCCACGCTGCGCCGGCTGGTTGACGCGTCGATGAAGATCGCCCAGCTCGGCTACCAGGGCGCCGGCGACGTGCCCGACATCGTGGACGCCGCCCAGCAGACCATCTACGAGGTGAGCGAGGGCAAGACCAGCGAGGACTACAAGTCGCTGAAGGAGCTGCTCGAGCCCACCATCGACGAGATGGAGGCGATCGAATCGCACACCGGCGTGATGTCGGGGGTGCCCACCGGGTTCATCGACCTGGACGAGCTCACCAATGGCCTGCACGGCGGCCAGATGATCATCGTGGCCGCGCGGCCCGCCGTCGGGAAGTCGACACTGGCGTTGGACTTCGCCCGTTCAGCGGCGGTGAGCAACAAGCTGCCATGTGCCTACTTCAGCCTGGAGATGAGCCAGACCGAATTGGTGATGCGCCTGCTGAGTGCCGAGGCGACCGTGCCGCTGAACCACATTCGCAACGGCAAGCTCAACGACGAGGAATGGGACCAGATCGTGCGCAAGGCCGGTCAGGTGCAGGAGGCGCCGCTGTTCATCGACGACTCCCCCAACCTGACGATGATGGAGATCCGGGCCAAGGCCCGTCGCCTCAAGCAGCGCAATGACCTGAAGCTGATCATCATCGACTACCTGCAGCTGATGAGTTCGGGACGCAAGGTGGAAAGCCGCCAGCTGGAGGTCAGTGAGTTCAGCCGCCAGATCAAGCTGTTGGCCAAGGAACTGTCGATCCCGGTGGTGGCGCTCTGCCAGCTCAACCGTGGCCCCGAGCAGCGCAATGACAAGAAGCCGATGCTGTCCGACCTGCGTGAGTCCGGATCGCTGGAGCAGGACGCCGACATGGTGATCCTGCTGCACCGCGAGGACGTCTACGACCGCGACAGCCCGCGCGCCGGCGAGGCCGACTTCATCGTGGCCAAGCACCGCAACGGCCCCACCGCCACCATCACCACCGCATTCCAGGGCCATTACAGCCGCTTCGTGGATATGCAGCGCTGA
- a CDS encoding heavy metal translocating P-type ATPase, whose protein sequence is MTNSAHEQAGGTSTPPDAATGGRSGAPDLVAGGRSGAPDLVAGGRPGAPGLVADDSAGNTVVLDDTITIPDDARDLVSIDLDVTGMTCASCASRIQKRLNKVDGVEAAVNYATNKAHVTAPAATRPEALIEVVRDAGYDASLPTPDTDSDELASAHADSIRRRLIVAAIISVPVMVVAMVTPLQFPGWQWASLVAATPVLFWCGWGFHKATWTNLKHGSASMDTLISVGTISAYLWSVYCLVFGSAGMIGMRHEFSFALSHHDALGSVYFEAACGTITFILLGRLIEARSRREAGSALRELLKLGAKRVRLLDDDGTEHTEPIEALAVGQQFVVRPGEKIASDGVVTAGEAAIDTRVITGESVPVEVGPGDRVVGATLNTNSRLVVRATAVGSDTQLSQIATLVEQAQTSKSNAQRLADRIAGVFVPVVIVLALVALVAWLIAGAGISFAITAAVSVLIISCPCALGLATPTALLAGTGRGAQLGIVIRGPEALERAKTIDTVVMDKTGTLTKGEMAVQHVVVAPATDGRKDVGTDAVLRRVATLEAGSEHPIAEAIVAFAEQAGVEPEAADDFQIIPGLGVRATVAGQASLAGNAALMEREELVVPAELVAAAHSAADEGATVVFVAWQAAVRGLVTVSDEIADTSQRAIELFHRMGLRTVMLTGDNERAARHIAAQVGIDEVHAQVLPQQKLEVVTRLQSGDAGQGVPGLEGGSDGSGRQASGQQGRQEHRVAMIGDGVNDAAALAGADLGISMGSGTDAAIAASDLTLMRHDLVLAVDAIRLARATLGTIRGNLFWAFFYNVCAIPIAAFGLLNPMIAGAAMAFSSVFVVTNSLRLRRFRPTPEVARS, encoded by the coding sequence ATGACCAACAGTGCGCATGAGCAAGCAGGCGGCACTTCCACGCCGCCCGACGCGGCAACTGGTGGGCGCTCTGGCGCCCCGGACCTGGTGGCTGGTGGGCGCTCTGGCGCCCCGGACCTGGTGGCTGGTGGGCGCCCTGGCGCCCCGGGCCTGGTAGCTGATGATTCGGCCGGCAACACGGTCGTGCTCGACGACACCATCACCATTCCCGACGATGCCCGCGACCTGGTGAGCATCGACCTCGACGTCACCGGCATGACCTGTGCGTCGTGCGCCTCGCGCATCCAGAAGAGGCTCAACAAGGTCGACGGCGTGGAGGCGGCGGTCAACTACGCCACCAACAAGGCGCATGTGACGGCGCCGGCCGCCACGCGCCCCGAAGCCCTCATCGAGGTGGTGCGCGACGCCGGCTACGACGCGTCCCTTCCCACGCCTGACACCGACTCCGACGAGCTGGCCAGTGCGCATGCCGATTCCATCAGGCGACGCCTGATCGTGGCGGCGATCATCTCCGTGCCCGTGATGGTCGTGGCGATGGTCACCCCGCTGCAGTTCCCGGGCTGGCAGTGGGCAAGCCTGGTGGCCGCCACGCCCGTGCTGTTCTGGTGTGGTTGGGGCTTCCACAAGGCCACCTGGACCAACCTCAAGCATGGCTCGGCGTCGATGGACACGCTGATCAGCGTCGGCACCATCTCCGCCTACCTGTGGAGCGTCTACTGCCTGGTCTTCGGCAGCGCCGGCATGATCGGCATGCGCCACGAGTTCTCCTTCGCCCTGTCGCACCACGACGCCCTGGGCAGCGTCTACTTCGAGGCCGCGTGCGGCACCATCACCTTCATCCTGTTGGGTCGCCTCATCGAGGCCCGCTCGCGCCGCGAGGCCGGCTCTGCACTGCGGGAGCTGCTGAAGCTCGGCGCCAAGCGCGTCCGCCTGCTCGACGACGACGGCACCGAGCACACCGAGCCCATCGAGGCGCTCGCGGTGGGCCAGCAGTTCGTCGTGCGTCCCGGCGAGAAGATCGCCTCCGACGGCGTGGTCACCGCCGGTGAGGCCGCCATCGACACCCGCGTGATCACCGGCGAGTCGGTGCCCGTCGAGGTCGGCCCGGGCGACCGCGTGGTGGGCGCCACGCTCAACACCAACAGCCGCCTGGTGGTGCGCGCCACCGCGGTGGGCTCCGACACGCAGCTGTCCCAGATCGCGACGCTCGTGGAGCAGGCCCAGACCAGCAAGTCGAACGCCCAGCGCCTCGCCGACCGCATCGCCGGCGTCTTCGTGCCGGTGGTCATCGTGCTGGCGCTCGTGGCCCTGGTGGCCTGGCTGATCGCCGGTGCGGGCATCAGCTTCGCGATCACCGCCGCCGTATCGGTGCTGATCATCAGTTGCCCCTGCGCGCTCGGGCTCGCCACGCCCACCGCACTGCTGGCCGGCACCGGACGCGGCGCACAGCTGGGCATCGTGATCCGCGGACCCGAGGCCCTGGAACGCGCCAAGACGATCGACACCGTCGTGATGGACAAGACCGGCACCCTCACCAAGGGCGAGATGGCCGTGCAGCACGTGGTGGTCGCCCCTGCAACCGATGGACGCAAGGACGTCGGTACCGACGCCGTGCTGCGGCGCGTCGCCACGCTCGAGGCCGGCTCGGAGCATCCCATCGCCGAGGCCATCGTCGCCTTCGCCGAACAGGCGGGCGTCGAGCCGGAGGCCGCCGACGACTTCCAGATCATCCCCGGACTCGGCGTGCGCGCCACCGTGGCGGGGCAGGCCTCGCTGGCCGGCAATGCCGCGCTGATGGAACGCGAGGAGCTGGTGGTCCCCGCCGAGCTGGTCGCCGCGGCACACAGCGCCGCCGACGAGGGCGCCACCGTCGTCTTCGTCGCCTGGCAGGCCGCAGTGCGGGGCCTGGTGACGGTCAGCGACGAGATCGCCGACACCTCGCAGCGCGCCATCGAGCTGTTCCACCGGATGGGCCTGCGCACCGTGATGCTCACCGGCGACAACGAGCGCGCCGCGCGTCACATTGCCGCCCAGGTGGGCATCGACGAGGTGCACGCCCAGGTGTTGCCGCAGCAGAAGCTCGAGGTGGTCACCCGGCTGCAGTCGGGTGACGCCGGTCAGGGTGTCCCGGGACTGGAGGGTGGCTCCGATGGCTCGGGCCGTCAGGCCTCCGGGCAACAGGGTCGTCAGGAGCACCGCGTGGCGATGATCGGCGACGGCGTGAACGATGCCGCCGCCCTGGCCGGGGCTGACCTCGGCATCTCCATGGGCTCGGGCACCGACGCGGCGATCGCCGCCAGTGACCTCACGCTGATGCGCCACGACCTGGTGCTTGCCGTGGACGCCATCCGCCTGGCCCGGGCCACGCTCGGCACCATCCGGGGCAACCTGTTCTGGGCCTTCTTCTACAACGTCTGCGCCATTCCGATTGCGGCATTCGGCCTTCTCAACCCCATGATCGCCGGCGCTGCGATGGCATTCAGCTCGGTATTCGTCGTGACGAATTCGCTGCGGTTGCGCCGCTTTCGTCCGACTCCCGAGGTAGCGCGCAGCTAG
- a CDS encoding phage holin family protein encodes MSDRPRLGDQIATIKGAIPKMIAGIKELAKAELVPSAKHAGIGGGLFGGAGASAFFAFKCLLWAATFGVANFYHYVAGRDWFTALALAFVTFAVIALVLAAVMGLIGWLQVKKVKMPTATIEETKASISALSSSVTAGLDDVKAEDEARKNPLAQVH; translated from the coding sequence ATGTCAGATCGTCCACGCCTGGGTGACCAGATCGCCACCATCAAGGGCGCTATCCCCAAGATGATCGCGGGTATCAAGGAGCTGGCGAAGGCCGAGCTCGTGCCGTCCGCAAAGCACGCGGGCATTGGCGGCGGGCTCTTCGGCGGCGCCGGAGCCTCGGCGTTCTTCGCCTTCAAGTGCCTGCTGTGGGCCGCCACCTTCGGTGTGGCGAACTTCTACCACTACGTGGCCGGGCGTGACTGGTTCACCGCCCTGGCCCTTGCCTTCGTCACCTTCGCGGTGATCGCGCTGGTGCTGGCCGCCGTCATGGGACTGATCGGCTGGCTGCAGGTGAAGAAGGTCAAGATGCCCACGGCCACCATCGAGGAGACCAAGGCGAGCATCTCGGCGCTCAGCTCGTCGGTGACCGCCGGCCTCGACGACGTGAAGGCCGAGGACGAGGCCCGCAAGAACCCCCTCGCCCAGGTTCACTGA
- a CDS encoding heavy-metal-associated domain-containing protein yields the protein MKSKYVVTGMTCGHCVNHVTEEVSALPGVRKVKVKLDDGSMAITSAEPIDFDAIKAAVTEAGEDYQVQPA from the coding sequence ATGAAGAGCAAGTACGTCGTCACCGGAATGACCTGCGGACACTGCGTCAACCACGTCACCGAAGAGGTCTCGGCGCTGCCGGGCGTCCGCAAGGTGAAGGTGAAGCTCGACGACGGCTCGATGGCCATCACGAGCGCCGAGCCCATCGACTTCGACGCGATCAAGGCCGCCGTCACCGAGGCCGGCGAGGACTACCAGGTGCAGCCCGCCTGA
- a CDS encoding metal-sensitive transcriptional regulator — translation MDNKENYLKRLRRIEGQVRGLQKMVLDEKYCIDILTQISATSKALQSVALAMLDEHMSTCVVRAAREGGDEAEIKLAEASDAIARLVRS, via the coding sequence CTGGATAACAAGGAGAACTACCTCAAGCGCCTGCGGCGCATTGAGGGCCAGGTGCGCGGGCTGCAGAAGATGGTGCTCGACGAGAAGTACTGCATCGACATTCTCACCCAGATATCGGCCACCTCGAAGGCGCTGCAATCCGTGGCGCTGGCGATGCTCGACGAGCACATGAGCACCTGCGTGGTGCGCGCTGCCCGCGAGGGCGGCGACGAGGCCGAGATCAAGCTGGCCGAGGCCTCCGACGCCATCGCCCGGCTGGTCAGGTCGTAG
- a CDS encoding NADH:flavin oxidoreductase/NADH oxidase has translation MTSSLFSPLTISAPAGDGLTLRNRAIVSPMCQYIVDAHDGVPLDWHLQHYGSLAAGGFGLVTTEATAVEPRGRISPRDIGLWNDEQQQVHARIVDFVHSQGAAIATQLSHAGGKASTYPWLPDQPGGTVPADQGGWQTVGITDQPVFPGLDAPQALDAAGLKQVVDAFREAARRADAAGYDSIQLHGAHGYLMHQALSPLTNTRTDEYGGDLPGRSRLMREIVDAVRSVWPATKPLGLRLSATDWTERGLDLETAAAVMHELVADHGLNWIDVSSGGLNGGPIPMGPGYQVSLATAIKDALVDTDAVVSSVGMITDATQAETILATDQADAVSIGRAALRNPHWAAQAAVELGVPLEDNPVADQFWRAYL, from the coding sequence GTGACATCTTCGCTCTTCTCGCCACTGACCATCTCCGCGCCCGCCGGCGACGGCCTGACCCTGCGCAATCGCGCGATCGTGTCGCCGATGTGCCAGTACATCGTCGACGCGCACGACGGCGTGCCGCTCGACTGGCACCTGCAGCACTACGGCTCGCTGGCGGCCGGGGGCTTCGGCCTGGTGACCACCGAGGCGACGGCCGTGGAACCGCGCGGCCGGATCTCGCCGCGCGACATCGGCCTGTGGAACGACGAGCAGCAGCAGGTGCATGCCCGCATCGTCGACTTCGTCCACTCCCAGGGCGCGGCCATCGCCACCCAGCTGAGCCATGCCGGCGGCAAGGCGTCCACCTATCCGTGGCTGCCCGACCAGCCCGGCGGCACCGTGCCCGCGGACCAGGGCGGCTGGCAGACCGTGGGCATCACCGACCAGCCGGTCTTCCCCGGGCTGGACGCGCCGCAGGCGCTCGACGCGGCCGGTCTGAAGCAGGTCGTCGACGCATTCCGTGAGGCGGCCCGGCGTGCCGACGCCGCCGGCTATGACTCCATCCAGCTGCACGGTGCCCACGGCTACCTGATGCACCAGGCCCTGTCGCCGCTCACCAACACCCGCACCGACGAATACGGCGGCGACCTGCCGGGGCGTTCGCGGCTCATGCGCGAGATCGTCGACGCGGTGCGTTCGGTGTGGCCGGCCACCAAGCCGCTGGGCCTGCGCCTCAGCGCCACCGACTGGACGGAGCGCGGCCTCGACCTGGAGACCGCGGCCGCCGTGATGCACGAGCTGGTGGCCGACCACGGCCTCAACTGGATCGACGTCTCCTCGGGTGGCCTCAATGGCGGCCCGATCCCGATGGGCCCGGGCTACCAGGTGTCGCTGGCCACGGCCATCAAGGACGCGCTGGTCGACACCGATGCCGTCGTGTCGAGCGTTGGCATGATCACCGACGCCACCCAGGCCGAGACGATCCTGGCCACCGACCAGGCCGACGCCGTGAGCATCGGACGCGCCGCACTGCGCAATCCGCACTGGGCGGCGCAGGCGGCGGTGGAACTCGGCGTCCCGCTGGAGGACAACCCGGTGGCCGACCAGTTCTGGCGCGCCTACCTGTAG
- a CDS encoding ribbon-helix-helix protein, CopG family — translation MMEAQDRDYREAIEQIDADEGRGWDSPDVLVGDQAVEASRALLARVGHPSLGHGNATGRGRSPKRQVRLPEELNDRLDRFTAAHNTNASQIMRRALEDYLDRVDGDGRAA, via the coding sequence ATGATGGAAGCACAGGACAGGGACTACCGCGAAGCCATCGAGCAGATCGACGCCGACGAAGGCCGCGGATGGGACTCCCCGGACGTCCTCGTCGGCGATCAGGCAGTGGAAGCCAGCCGTGCACTGCTCGCCCGCGTTGGACACCCAAGCCTTGGACATGGCAATGCCACCGGACGTGGACGCTCACCCAAACGGCAGGTGCGACTGCCCGAAGAACTCAACGATCGTCTCGACCGGTTCACGGCCGCCCACAACACCAATGCCTCACAGATCATGCGCCGCGCGTTGGAGGACTATCTCGACCGTGTCGATGGTGACGGGCGAGCCGCCTGA
- a CDS encoding DHA2 family efflux MFS transporter permease subunit has product MTTSSTQTPTRLFLVLLGPLLAGFIGLFSEAALNIALPDLMHVFAISTTTAQWLTTGYLLMVGMLLPLSSLLVRWFTTRQLVFTALAFFAVGATVSALAPGFGMLVAGRLIQGAATGILIPLIVSTAVAAYPPERRGSAMGLVGLVLMFAPAISPTVSGLVVQTIGWQWIFWLMLPLVALSLGVSTTFLRNVQPITRPHIDAASIGLSTIGLGLFVFAMSSAGSFGITNPLGWGSFVVGIVALAVFVHRQLHLPQPILDVRVFARRNFAVASALILANNALLMCAIFLIPMYLEQGRSVAVFTAGLIMLPAGVVNGLVSVWAGRATDTHRPWVIARAGFAIATVAAAAFLLLGTDSPLWMLVAFHCLLMVGVPLAMTPTQTHGLNALPDRLGADGSTAISTLQQVGGALGTAFAAGLLSAGRGAAEQSGVSSSAATIAGVHEGLLFSVALGLVGLGLGLAFKRGTQADEPVVEPELTAALA; this is encoded by the coding sequence TTGACCACCTCATCAACCCAGACCCCGACGCGCCTTTTTCTGGTGCTGCTGGGCCCGCTGCTCGCCGGGTTCATCGGCCTGTTCAGTGAAGCCGCACTCAACATCGCCCTGCCCGACCTGATGCATGTCTTCGCCATCAGCACCACCACGGCGCAATGGCTCACCACCGGATATCTGCTGATGGTCGGCATGCTGCTGCCGCTGTCCAGCCTGCTGGTGCGCTGGTTCACCACCCGTCAGTTGGTGTTCACCGCCCTGGCCTTCTTCGCCGTCGGCGCCACGGTCAGCGCACTGGCACCGGGCTTCGGCATGCTCGTGGCCGGACGCCTCATCCAGGGCGCCGCCACCGGCATCCTCATCCCCCTCATCGTCTCCACCGCCGTGGCCGCCTATCCGCCCGAACGCCGCGGCAGCGCCATGGGACTCGTCGGCCTGGTGCTCATGTTCGCCCCGGCGATCAGCCCCACCGTGTCGGGGCTCGTGGTGCAGACGATCGGTTGGCAGTGGATCTTCTGGCTGATGCTTCCGCTGGTGGCGCTGTCATTGGGCGTCTCGACGACGTTCCTGCGCAATGTGCAGCCCATCACCCGTCCGCATATCGACGCTGCCTCCATCGGCCTGTCAACCATCGGCCTGGGACTCTTCGTGTTCGCCATGAGTTCCGCGGGCTCCTTTGGTATCACCAACCCGCTGGGGTGGGGCAGCTTCGTGGTGGGCATCGTCGCACTCGCCGTGTTCGTGCACCGTCAGCTGCATCTGCCCCAGCCGATCCTTGACGTGAGGGTGTTCGCCCGTCGGAACTTCGCGGTGGCCTCGGCGCTGATCCTGGCCAACAACGCCCTGCTGATGTGCGCGATCTTCCTGATCCCGATGTACCTCGAGCAGGGACGGTCGGTGGCCGTGTTCACCGCCGGCCTCATCATGTTGCCGGCCGGCGTGGTCAACGGCCTGGTGTCGGTGTGGGCCGGACGCGCCACCGACACCCACCGTCCGTGGGTGATCGCCCGGGCGGGCTTCGCCATCGCCACCGTGGCCGCAGCCGCCTTCCTGCTGTTGGGCACCGACAGCCCACTGTGGATGCTCGTCGCCTTCCACTGCCTGCTCATGGTGGGTGTGCCGCTGGCCATGACACCCACCCAGACGCACGGACTCAATGCCCTGCCGGACCGTCTGGGCGCCGACGGTTCCACCGCCATCAGCACCCTGCAGCAGGTGGGCGGTGCCCTGGGTACCGCCTTTGCCGCCGGTCTGCTGAGCGCCGGGCGCGGCGCCGCCGAGCAGTCGGGGGTCTCCTCGTCGGCTGCGACCATCGCCGGGGTCCATGAGGGCTTGCTGTTCTCCGTCGCGCTCGGACTGGTCGGCCTGGGGCTGGGGCTGGCCTTCAAGCGGGGCACGCAGGCAGACGAGCCGGTCGTCGAGCCTGAGCTGACGGCCGCACTCGCCTGA
- a CDS encoding MarR family winged helix-turn-helix transcriptional regulator: protein MDQPARGEGVHDDDAPAEHVRGEHAVTPSPDDRPRDKQLGELADRIVRVARRIEAHRFRDPLITPVSPLEALFLRYVDDHPGTSPGVLARDLMVRSSNASAGLRSLERKGLITRAADRDDARVTRLFVTDDARRATARVRAEWAHLLSELLPPSVNVAGALHVLELLDDAPAEREP from the coding sequence ATGGACCAGCCGGCACGGGGCGAGGGCGTACACGACGACGATGCACCCGCGGAGCATGTACGCGGCGAGCACGCGGTGACGCCGTCCCCGGACGATCGACCCCGCGACAAGCAGCTCGGCGAACTGGCCGATCGCATCGTGCGGGTGGCACGCCGCATCGAGGCACATCGCTTCCGGGACCCGCTCATCACCCCGGTGAGCCCGCTGGAAGCCCTGTTCCTGCGCTACGTAGACGACCATCCCGGCACCAGCCCGGGGGTGTTGGCGCGCGACCTGATGGTGCGCAGCAGCAATGCCAGCGCCGGATTGCGATCCCTGGAGCGCAAGGGCCTGATCACCCGCGCTGCAGATCGGGACGACGCGCGCGTCACGCGGCTATTCGTCACCGACGACGCGCGCCGCGCCACTGCCCGCGTCCGGGCGGAATGGGCCCACCTGCTGAGCGAGCTCCTGCCCCCTTCGGTGAATGTGGCCGGGGCCCTCCACGTGTTGGAACTGCTGGATGACGCACCCGCGGAACGCGAGCCCTGA
- a CDS encoding class I SAM-dependent methyltransferase translates to MRATPTEHTHYTHGYAPSVLASHRARTARNSAGYLLPLLRGGMSLLDVGSGAGTITADLAALVAPGHVTALEVTDEAVAVTRAGLAAAGAGTVEVRRGDVADLPFDDDSFDVVHAHQVLQHVGDPVVALREMMRVARPGGVVAVRDSDYAGFTWWPELAGLTRWLELYRAAARANGGEPDAGRRLLAWAHGAGATEVTASSSTWCYADDAARQLWGGTWAQRILDSSIAEQLTSSGMATRDELEQISQAWRHWAADPDGWFSLLHGEILIHV, encoded by the coding sequence ATGCGCGCCACGCCCACTGAACATACCCACTACACGCACGGTTACGCCCCCAGCGTGCTCGCCTCGCACCGGGCGCGCACCGCGCGGAACTCGGCGGGATATTTATTGCCGTTGCTGCGTGGGGGCATGAGCCTGCTGGACGTCGGCAGCGGGGCCGGCACCATCACGGCGGACCTTGCCGCGTTGGTCGCGCCCGGGCACGTGACCGCCCTGGAGGTCACCGACGAGGCCGTCGCGGTCACCCGGGCCGGGCTGGCGGCCGCCGGGGCCGGCACCGTGGAGGTGCGGCGCGGCGACGTGGCAGACCTGCCCTTCGACGACGACAGCTTTGACGTGGTGCACGCCCACCAGGTGCTGCAGCATGTGGGCGATCCGGTGGTCGCGCTGCGCGAGATGATGCGCGTGGCCCGTCCCGGCGGCGTGGTGGCCGTGCGCGATTCCGACTACGCCGGATTCACCTGGTGGCCCGAGTTGGCCGGCCTGACCCGGTGGCTGGAGCTGTACCGGGCTGCGGCACGGGCCAATGGCGGCGAGCCCGATGCCGGACGACGCCTGCTGGCCTGGGCCCATGGCGCCGGTGCCACCGAGGTGACGGCATCGTCATCCACGTGGTGCTACGCCGACGATGCCGCCCGTCAGCTGTGGGGTGGCACGTGGGCGCAGCGCATCCTCGACTCGTCGATCGCCGAGCAGCTGACGTCGTCGGGCATGGCGACGCGCGACGAGCTGGAGCAGATCTCGCAGGCCTGGCGGCACTGGGCGGCCGATCCCGACGGCTGGTTCAGCCTGCTGCACGGGGAGATCCTGATCCACGTGTGA